Proteins encoded together in one Chrysemys picta bellii isolate R12L10 chromosome 22, ASM1138683v2, whole genome shotgun sequence window:
- the LOC101943261 gene encoding thiol S-methyltransferase TMT1A-like, translating to MAKAVVLFLRVCVQLLALPIYLLSFLGIWDPFCKKIFFPFFMEKLTASYNRRVSGHKQELFCNLQEFAGPSGELTLLEIGTGTGANFQFYPPGCKITCTDITLNFQHGLSKSMAQNQHLQFQPFLVIPGEDLNQVADSSVDAVVCTLVLCSVQSIEGVLKEVLRVLRAGGAFYFLEHVAADPTSWSYFWQQVYYPTWKLVFDGCYLTREIWKNLEQATFSEIKLRHIQVPLYWTPVQSHIIGYAIK from the exons ATGGCAAAGGCAGTGGTCCTGTTTCTCCGTGTTTGTGTGCAGCTGCTTGCCCTGCCTATATACCTGCTATCATTCCTGGGCATATGGGACCCATTCTGTAAGAAGATATTCTTTCCCTTCTTCATGGAGAAGTTAACTGCAAGTTACAACCGGAGGGTGTCAGGGCACAAACAAGAGCTGTTCTGCAACCTGCAGGAGTTTGCAGGCCCCTCGGGGGAACTGACTTTGCTGGAGATTGGGACTGGCACTGGCGCCAACTTCCAATTCTACCCACCTGGCTGCAAAATTACCTGCACTGACATAACCCTCAACTTCCAGCACGGTCTCTCCAAGAGCATGGCACAGAATCAGCACCTCCAGTTTCAGCCCTTCCTAGTGATCCCAGGGGAGGACTTGAACCAAGTGGCTGACAGCTCTGTGGATGCAGTGGTTTGCACCTTGGTCCTGTGCTCAGTGCAAAGCATAGAGGGTGTCTTGAAAGAAGTTTTGAGAGTACTCAGAGCC GGTGGGGCATTTTATTTCTTAGAACATGTAGCTGCAGATCCTACAAGCTGGAGCTATTTTTGGCAGCAAGTCTACTATCCAACTTGGAAACTTGTGTTTGATGGATGCTACCTCACAAGAGAGATCTGGAAAAACCTTGAACAGGCCACGTTTTCAGAAATAAAGTTACGGCACATACAAGTCCCATTATACTGGACTCCAGTTCAGTCTCATATCATCGGATATGCTATAAAATAA
- the LOC101931820 gene encoding thiol S-methyltransferase TMT1A-like: protein MVLIPLLQRCIQLLSLPVYLLSYLGLWDPLCKKIFPYFMAKCSTIYNRKLFQQKKDLFSSLGEFAGTSRELRLLEIGTGSGANFQFYPPGCRVTCTDPNPNFERFLLKSISDSPHLHFERFLVASGEDLRPVADDSMDVVVCTLVLCSVRSIEQVLREVLRVLRQGGSLYFLEHVAADHSSWSYFWQQVYNPTWRYLGDGCCLTRETWKDLEKAGFSELKLQHIHAPLSWNPTRPHIIGYAVK, encoded by the exons ATGGTGctgatccctctcctccagcgatgcatccagctcctcagcctgcctGTGTACCTGCTCTCGTATCTGGGCTTATGGGACCCCCTCTGTAAGAAGATCTTCCCATATTTCATGGCCAAGTGCTCCACTATCTACAACCGCAAACTCTTCCAACAGAAAAAGGACCTGTTCAGCAGCCTGGGGGAGTTTGCAGGCACTTCGAGGGAGCTCAGGCTGCTGGAGATAGGCACAGGTTCAGGAGCCAACTTCCAGTTCTACCCACCTGGATGCCGGGTGACATGCACTGATCCCAACCCCAACTTTGAGAGGTTCCTCCTCAAGAGCATTTCTGACAGCCCACACCTCCATTTTGAACGGTTCTTGGTGGCCTCCGGTGAGGACCTGCGTCCAGTGGCTGACGACTCCATGGATGTGGTGGTTTGCACCTTGGTGCTGTGCTCAGTGCGCAGCATCGAGCAGGTCCTGAGAGAAGTCTTGCGAGTGCTCAGGCAG GGTGGTTCTTTGTATTTCTTGGAGCATGTGGCTGCAGATCATTCCAGCTGGAGCTACTTTTGGCAACAGGTCTACAACCCAACCTGGAGATATTTGGGAGACGGGTGCTGCCTGACCAGAGAGACCTGGAAGGACCTGGAGAAGGCAGGGTTCTCAGAACTGAAGTTGCAACACATACATGCCCCCCTGTCCTGGAACCCTACTCGTCCCCATATCATTGGATATGCTGTGAAATAA